TCCATTTTGTTCAGGAAGAAAACCGATAAGAGAACTGAAGCCGTCAATATCGCCACCATGCCAGCAAAACGTTTTTCCGTTAACTTTACTCTTAAACCAGGCTAGTCCGAAAATGGTGCTTTCATTTGGCACTTGTCCTTCAAATATAAGTTCTTTTTCATCAGCCGAGAACCAATGGTTTCCCATTACAGCCTGACACCATTTTTCAAGGTCGCTAACTGTGCTGGTCCAACAACCTGCACCCAGGGTAATTGCCATCGGGTACTGCGATACATTGACATTTTGGTTGTAGCCTTGAGCATAGTTGGCGCCCAAAATAGTTACAGTGCCCATTTCGGTATTCAGCATGTTTAGTGGATTCAGAATTCGCGATTTTATATAGTTTTCATAGCTTTCTCCCGACAATTCTTCGATAAGTAACGCAGCAATTAAAAAATTGGAATTAGAATATGCCATCGAGCTGCCTGGGGTAAAATCCAAATCATTTTCGGCAAGATAAAGCTTAATCTCTTCATATATTTCTTCCGCCGAAATTTGTTCGCCACTTTTTGCTTCCGTTTCTACCATTGGTAGGTAATCGGGAATACCCGACTGGTGACTTAGTAAGTGACTGATAGTAATTTGATTTGCTTGAGGGAGATTGGTGTCAAAATCGCTTAAGGGCTGGTTGAAATCGGTAATCAAACCTTCGCGTTTTAGCTGAATAATACCCATGCCGGTTAGGGTTTTACTTACCGAACCTATTCTGAATTTAGTTTCTAAATCGTTTAAAATACCTGTTTCTTTATTGGCAAGTCCGAAACTTCCACGAAAAATATCGTCTCCGTTTTTCGATATCAATACCGAACCATTAAAGCTGGCAGCTTCAAAAAAATTGAAGGCCGTAGAGTAATTTTCGATATCCGGCAACTCGTTCTCGTCACTTGTGCAGGCACTTAGAAATACCAGTGTTGCAACTATTAGGGTATGGATGTATAATTGTGATTTCATAAAAGTATAAAATGTTGGTTTAAGGGCTTTTTTGTTTTCGTTTTATTCAGACTATTACTGCTTTGAAGCGGAATGTTTTTGTCTTCAGCTACTGTTAGCTTTTCGATTTCAGACAGTACTTTTACCATAAGAACCACGGATGCTTTTACTTCATCAGTTTGGTTTAATGAGCCTGTGATGTATGTATCCAGCTCGGGGCAATAAAACATAAACGATCCGTTGATGCCTGAGTGCCCAATGATGGTTAAATTGGGCAAGGTCGGGAACAGATTTTTGAAGGTTAT
Above is a genomic segment from uncultured Draconibacterium sp. containing:
- a CDS encoding serine hydrolase domain-containing protein, whose protein sequence is MKSQLYIHTLIVATLVFLSACTSDENELPDIENYSTAFNFFEAASFNGSVLISKNGDDIFRGSFGLANKETGILNDLETKFRIGSVSKTLTGMGIIQLKREGLITDFNQPLSDFDTNLPQANQITISHLLSHQSGIPDYLPMVETEAKSGEQISAEEIYEEIKLYLAENDLDFTPGSSMAYSNSNFLIAALLIEELSGESYENYIKSRILNPLNMLNTEMGTVTILGANYAQGYNQNVNVSQYPMAITLGAGCWTSTVSDLEKWCQAVMGNHWFSADEKELIFEGQVPNESTIFGLAWFKSKVNGKTFCWHGGDIDGFSSLIGFLPEQNGIIITLGNKQDNTGNLRNRIIETIIRNEF